A genomic region of Gossypium hirsutum isolate 1008001.06 chromosome D01, Gossypium_hirsutum_v2.1, whole genome shotgun sequence contains the following coding sequences:
- the LOC107922398 gene encoding heavy metal-associated isoprenylated plant protein 26, with the protein MGVLDHVSDLFDCSHSSKHKKRKQLQTVEIKVKMDCEGCERKVKKSVEGMKGVTQVDVERKASKLTVVGYVDPKKVVARVAHRTGKKVELWPYVPYDVVAHPYAPGVYDKKAPAGYVRNAEDPQVSHLARASSTEVRYTTAFSDENPAACSVM; encoded by the exons atgggTGTTCTGGATCATGTTTCAGATCTGTTTGACTGTTCTCACAGTTCCAAGCACAAGAAACGTAAGCAGTTGCAG acGGTGGAAATCAAGGTGAAAATGGACTGCGAAGGATGCGAACGGAAAGTGAAAAAATCAGTGGAAGGGATGAAAGGGGTGACACAAGTGGACGTGGAGCGGAAGGCCAGCAAGTTGACGGTCGTCGGATATGTGGACCCGAAGAAGGTCGTGGCACGAGTGGCGCATCGGACGGGGAAGAAGGTGGAGCTATGGCCCTATGTGCCGTACGACGTGGTGGCTCACCCATACGCCCCCGGGGTTTACGATAAGAAGGCTCCGGCTGGGTACGTCCGCAACGCCGAGGACCCGCAAGTGTCGCATCTCGCACGTGCTAGCTCCACTGAAGTTAGGTACACCACAGCTTTCAGCGACGAAAACCCTGCTGCTTGTTCGGTTATGTGA